Proteins encoded in a region of the Armatimonadota bacterium genome:
- a CDS encoding KH domain-containing protein: MSEQEMEPIEISASTIDEALAQAAAQLGTDTSSLKYTVVDESKGLFGKGQVRVRVEASGSAKPKEKKARAPKVEAVAAAVVEVPAEEAVEEAPAAKPARPKRGKTEKPEAATKAERSEVRPKRSENNGADGAEVVATQKDADRIGEMFEAVLDASGLDVTATVSDVSGKYVNIKLGGKDVSHLVGRRGEVLNALQYLMNVAVSRQLDNGVRVAVDGNDYRRKRADELEKFAMGVAEEVKKRGEEAVLDALPAFERRLIHQALAEFEGVVTYSEGEEPDRRVVIAPAEAVS; the protein is encoded by the coding sequence ATGAGTGAGCAGGAAATGGAACCGATCGAAATCTCGGCATCGACGATAGACGAAGCCTTGGCACAAGCCGCGGCCCAACTGGGTACCGACACGTCGTCCCTCAAGTACACCGTGGTCGACGAAAGCAAAGGACTCTTCGGCAAAGGGCAAGTCCGCGTCCGCGTCGAGGCCTCTGGCTCAGCGAAGCCGAAAGAAAAGAAGGCCCGTGCCCCTAAGGTCGAGGCCGTCGCCGCGGCCGTCGTGGAAGTGCCCGCCGAGGAGGCGGTCGAAGAGGCCCCGGCGGCGAAGCCTGCTCGACCGAAGCGCGGCAAGACCGAAAAGCCCGAAGCCGCGACAAAGGCAGAACGGTCCGAGGTTCGGCCCAAGAGGAGCGAGAACAACGGCGCCGACGGTGCCGAGGTCGTCGCGACCCAAAAGGACGCCGACCGCATCGGCGAGATGTTCGAGGCCGTCCTCGACGCTTCAGGACTCGACGTCACCGCGACGGTTTCCGACGTCAGCGGCAAGTACGTCAACATCAAGCTCGGCGGCAAGGACGTCAGCCACTTGGTCGGGAGGCGCGGCGAGGTCCTCAACGCGCTCCAGTACCTGATGAACGTGGCCGTTTCGCGACAGCTCGACAACGGCGTCCGCGTCGCCGTCGACGGGAACGATTACCGCCGCAAGCGGGCCGACGAACTCGAAAAGTTCGCGATGGGCGTCGCAGAAGAGGTCAAGAAGCGCGGGGAGGAAGCCGTTCTCGACGCTTTGCCCGCTTTCGAGCGCCGGCTCATCCACCAGGCCCTGGCCGAATTCGAAGGCGTGGTG